Proteins encoded together in one Teredinibacter franksiae window:
- a CDS encoding thiamine phosphate synthase, with the protein MEREISHAIKLAKAFNAQLFINDHWLLAIKYGAYGVHLGQEDILDAQYHRYS; encoded by the coding sequence CTGGAACGCGAAATATCGCACGCTATAAAGTTGGCAAAAGCCTTTAACGCACAGCTATTTATTAACGACCATTGGCTGCTAGCTATAAAATATGGTGCCTACGGCGTACACCTAGGGCAGGAAGATATTCTCGATGCCCAATATCACCGCTATTCATAA
- a CDS encoding bifunctional hydroxymethylpyrimidine kinase/phosphomethylpyrimidine kinase produces the protein MIDASGVTSFESAYVNTRWNHGTGCTYASAITAAAAQHYPLEDAVVIAKACMQQALENSYTLLSEDTQHTTQTVEFGTTQPQACQSQPPICQAFRKNNDTQAFPL, from the coding sequence ATTATCGACGCCTCGGGCGTTACGTCGTTTGAATCGGCTTACGTAAATACCCGCTGGAATCACGGCACAGGTTGCACCTATGCCAGTGCAATTACCGCTGCCGCCGCCCAGCATTACCCCTTGGAAGATGCCGTTGTTATTGCAAAAGCCTGCATGCAACAAGCTTTGGAAAATAGCTACACGCTCCTTAGTGAAGATACACAACACACCACCCAAACTGTTGAATTTGGCACCACTCAGCCCCAGGCGTGCCAGAGTCAGCCGCCTATATGCCAGGCTTTCAGGAAAAATAATGACACCCAGGCCTTTCCCCTATAA
- a CDS encoding bifunctional hydroxymethylpyrimidine kinase/phosphomethylpyrimidine kinase: MNRVWCIGGSDNSGGAGIQKDIVTVNALGCSAATVVSCITSQNQCGIAMLEPVSDASFITQIETLLAMGAPMAIKIGMLGNARKLKFW, translated from the coding sequence ATGAATAGGGTCTGGTGTATTGGTGGCTCCGACAATTCAGGCGGCGCAGGCATACAGAAAGATATTGTTACCGTAAATGCCTTAGGCTGTTCTGCGGCAACCGTAGTGAGCTGTATCACCAGCCAAAATCAGTGTGGTATAGCAATGTTAGAACCTGTTTCCGATGCTAGTTTTATTACGCAAATTGAAACATTACTGGCCATGGGCGCGCCCATGGCCATAAAAATTGGCATGCTGGGTAACGCTCGCAAATTGAAATTTTGGTGA